In Crassostrea angulata isolate pt1a10 chromosome 6, ASM2561291v2, whole genome shotgun sequence, a genomic segment contains:
- the LOC128188794 gene encoding uncharacterized protein LOC128188794, producing the protein MPRKGPHADKTACALHHRPGKIRIPHLNKMVSIEDPSPLSPRSPNMHFPNSSMSKNSIRSPSKQKLHKTKDGGDEKGGMEATSNKENPLKISVKAPDLQVECSKGENHEKGNGKRSVTDEYDEPRPFMKSMKTSKEDANGYEDDVK; encoded by the exons ATGCCCAGGAAAGGACCACACGCCGATAAAACTGCTTGTGCACTGCATCACAGACCAGGGAAAATCAGGATTCCCCATCTGAACAAAATGGTCTCTATTGAAG aTCCAAGTCCGTTATCCCCAAGATCTCCCAATATGCATTTTCCCAACTCTTccatgtcaaaaaattcaatcaGAAGTCCCAGCAAACAAAAGCTGCACAAGACTAAAGATGGGGGAGATGAAAAGGGGGGAATGGAAGCTACCTCCAATAAGGAGAATCCTCTGAAAATTAGTGTAAAGGCTCCAGATTTACAGGTGGAGTGCTCGAAAGGAGAAAACCATGAGAAAGGAAATGGCAAAAGGTCCGTGACAGACGAATATGATGAGCCCCGTCCTTTCATGAAAAGTATGAAAACAAGCAAAGAAGATGCCAATGGGTATGAAGATGACGTAAAGTAG
- the LOC128190185 gene encoding ankyrin repeat domain-containing protein 27-like yields MKYTNIGYKMTEVDELDVNPLFRALQKEYLGLYEKAQENCYIVCIPQTSSLANITVTRKLAETHILKPSPYFKSQYQTLESSAKVVQLEENGKEFQTVEGFSEKHAVKILNEELGYNQDYKPYKILILECPFDPSLKVRATRNGTPATTNSFSAFQTYTESCNFLKSFAEYKMVLRQVDENLKQFNANYMILKDYLSEVQHKLKSLCQQVTQDCLKCSQYAKQQDPKFRETLDYSVESYVMGTVHSKVFSVVKETYERDDKLLFTKSRQLHNVTAEQLGVNKKIACPLPQAVVELANLDGLRTPLEKLFCLKSTIDNASQTIQNHLEENRVPPVSTAAEENYCLTSDDLIPILVTVIAQAQCRYFASNIHYIETFHWASEANDRGNLSYCLVTFKAAVEYMKNTSFDEMERQPRLKREISLEELRRATNGQKAADLSSPVNGSSVVQSGASHYDRQLERISQMLKESNDELRKTEKKQSNHTSSIFGESYERLQKPAEGLPTRKQDKEDLGDFLTSLQNDMFGMNFGKQS; encoded by the exons ATGAAATACACAAATATTGGATATAAGATGACAGAGGTTGATGAGTTAGATGTTAACCCCCTTTTTAGGGCATTGCAG AAAGAATACCTGGGATTGTATGAAAAAGCACAGGAGAATTGTTACATTGTGTGTATTCCACAGACTTCCTCTTTGGCAAATATTACAGTCACAAGGAAACTAGCTG aAACTCATATTCTGAAGCCATCACCATACTTTAAAAG ccAGTACCAAACTCTGGAATCATCTGCCAAAGTGGTGCAGCTCGAAGAGAATGGAAAAGAATTTCAGACAGTGGAAG GTTTCTCTGAAAAACACGCtgtgaagattttaaatgaaGAGTTGGGGTACAAtcag GATTATAAACCATACAAAATACTTATTTTGGAATGTCCATTTGATCCATCACTAAAG GTTAGAGCAACGAGGAATGGGACACCGGCCACTACTAATTCTTTCTCTGCTTTTCAAACATACACAGA ATCTTGTAACTTCCTAAAATCTTTTGCCGAGTACAAAATG GTTTTACGACAGGTGGATGAGAATCTGAAACAGTTTAATGCTAATTATATGATCCTCAAGGATTACCTCTCTGAAGTCCAGCACAAACTAAAGTCTCTATGCCAGCAAGTTACTCAG GATTGCTTAAAATGTTCTCAGTATGCTAAACAGCAGGATCCCAAATTCAGAGAGACATTAGATTACAGTGTCGAAAG CTATGTAATGGGTACAGTCCACAGTAAGGTGTTTTCTGTTGTCAAGGAAACATATGAGCGAGATGATAAATTACTATTTACCAAGAGCAGACAACTCCACAATGTGACTGCGGAGCAGCTAGGGGTCAACAAGAAGATAGCATGTCCTCTTCCTCAAGCG GTTGTAGAATTGGCAAATCTGGATGGACTCCGGACGCCACTGGAAAAATTGTTCTGTCTGAAATCAACCATT GACAATGCAAGCCAAACCATACAGAATCATTTAGAAGAAAACCGAGTACCTCCTGTATCAACAGCCGCTGAGGAAA acTATTGTTTGACCTCAGATGATCTCATTCCTATATTG GTGACAGTTATTGCTCAGGCCCAGTGTCGATATTTTGCCAGCAACATCCACTACATAGAAACATTCCACTGGGCATCCGAGGCCAACGACAGAGGCAACCTTAG TTACTGTTTGGTGACCTTCAAGGCAGCTGTTGAATACATGAAAAACACTTCTTTTGATGAAATGGAGAGGCAACCTAGACTCAAGAGAGAG ATAAGTCTAGAGGAGTTGAGGAGAGCCACCAATGGTCAAAAGGCTGCTGACCTCAGCAGTCCTGTGAACGGTTCCTCTGTGGTTCAGTCAGGTGCAAGTCACTATGACCGACAGCTGGAGCGAATCTCGCAGATGCTAAAAGAGTCAAATGACGAACTCAGGAAGACGGAGAAAAAGCAGTCCAATCACACTAGCAGTATTTTTGGAG AGAGTTACGAGAGATTACAAAAGCCGGCAGAAGGGCTCCCAACCAGAAAACAAGACAAGGAGGACTTagg GGACTTTCTAACCTCCctacaaaatgacatgtttGGAATGAACTTTGGTAAACAGAGTTGA